A single genomic interval of Fructobacillus americanaquae harbors:
- a CDS encoding YibE/F family protein, translating to MKKQLGRLAIIAVVTILAFFLARFDSFLYAAPIGQVTAVKQTSQETTTDEFGNQDGQFTQNLTVKLLNRSGQTVKIQNQVMASQTMTTDYQVGDQILLKEYSGSYQIDTIKRDSTLLALIVLLVSATVIYVRLKKTSFLLLSVVLNAAVFVLALVVDVHVKSLPVIPWFSLVAVALAALSLFLVLGRGRQAHITLAATAITTALAVFVMWFVLLITGGIGVHFETMSFVTQVPAPIFYAQTIIGVLGAVMDESADIVAGLFGLHRESPHRPFRDYWQAGLSVGREILGTLTNVLFMIFIAETIPMVILMLRNGNNWSYILDQVMNLGILQTVVSALGIVWAVPLTAGLTAWKLRHQEEEVAK from the coding sequence ATGAAAAAACAGCTAGGGCGTTTGGCCATTATTGCTGTTGTAACCATTCTGGCCTTTTTCTTGGCCCGTTTTGATAGCTTTTTGTACGCTGCCCCTATTGGCCAAGTAACAGCTGTCAAGCAGACCAGTCAGGAAACAACGACGGATGAATTTGGCAACCAGGACGGTCAATTTACTCAGAACCTGACGGTTAAACTACTCAACCGCTCGGGCCAAACGGTTAAGATTCAAAATCAGGTGATGGCCTCGCAAACGATGACCACTGATTATCAAGTTGGTGACCAGATTCTGCTCAAGGAGTATTCTGGATCTTATCAAATCGACACGATTAAGCGTGATTCAACTCTTTTAGCCTTGATAGTCTTACTAGTCTCAGCCACGGTGATTTATGTTCGTTTAAAAAAAACCAGCTTTTTGTTACTATCAGTTGTATTGAACGCTGCCGTTTTTGTGCTAGCATTGGTTGTTGACGTCCATGTTAAGAGTTTGCCAGTTATTCCCTGGTTTTCCCTGGTGGCGGTTGCTTTAGCGGCTCTTTCGCTTTTCCTGGTCTTAGGACGCGGCAGGCAGGCCCATATTACGTTAGCAGCGACTGCTATCACAACTGCCTTGGCGGTTTTCGTCATGTGGTTTGTCCTGCTCATTACTGGTGGAATTGGTGTGCATTTTGAAACCATGTCCTTTGTGACCCAGGTTCCTGCCCCAATTTTTTATGCACAGACGATTATTGGTGTTTTAGGGGCGGTAATGGACGAGTCGGCTGATATTGTTGCCGGCCTCTTTGGCCTTCATCGCGAATCGCCTCACCGGCCCTTCCGAGATTATTGGCAGGCAGGTTTGTCGGTTGGTCGTGAAATTTTGGGCACTTTGACCAACGTTTTGTTTATGATTTTTATTGCTGAGACGATTCCGATGGTGATTTTGATGCTACGAAATGGTAATAACTGGTCGTATATTTTGGATCAGGTCATGAACCTCGGCATCTTGCAGACAGTTGTTTCTGCGCTGGGAATTGTTTGGGCAGTCCCACTCACGGCCGGCCTGACAGCCTGGAAATTACGTCATCAAGAAGAGGAGGTGGCAAAATGA
- a CDS encoding YibE/F family protein: MNTIFVLIVILLLSLMIVGGQQGLKTFFGQVLNFFLIFTLIILVNWGFNPYIVTAIISLMILSVAIYLSAGRSKVMAIAWQSSLVVTTVVGCLSFLTQHFAQVQGYTLENSDELEGLSLNIGINFSHLVVIVMVISALGAIAEASMAITADLFEVIDRSPDITKDSLSEHAKTIGSQILGTAVNTLFFGMLGANIPLLIWYLRLHYTLAEFINAKLLVMEVATMLLGMIGLLLSIWLSTYLVERRYQREGRNLLDESDL; encoded by the coding sequence ATGAATACAATTTTTGTCTTGATTGTGATTCTTCTTCTTTCATTAATGATTGTCGGTGGTCAGCAAGGACTAAAAACTTTTTTTGGGCAGGTCTTGAACTTTTTCCTGATTTTTACGTTGATTATCCTTGTTAATTGGGGCTTTAATCCCTATATCGTGACGGCCATTATTTCCTTGATGATTCTTTCAGTGGCCATCTACCTTTCGGCTGGCCGAAGCAAGGTCATGGCAATTGCCTGGCAAAGTTCTTTGGTGGTGACAACTGTTGTTGGCTGCTTGTCTTTTTTAACTCAACACTTTGCCCAGGTTCAAGGCTATACTCTCGAAAATTCGGATGAATTAGAGGGCTTGTCGTTAAATATCGGTATCAATTTTAGCCATTTAGTTGTGATTGTGATGGTCATTTCGGCTTTGGGGGCGATTGCTGAAGCTTCGATGGCAATTACTGCTGATTTATTTGAGGTGATTGATCGCTCGCCTGATATTACCAAAGACTCTTTAAGCGAGCACGCGAAAACAATTGGAAGTCAAATTCTAGGAACGGCAGTCAACACGCTCTTCTTTGGGATGTTAGGGGCTAATATTCCGCTCTTAATTTGGTACCTGCGTTTGCATTACACATTGGCAGAATTTATTAATGCTAAGCTTTTAGTAATGGAAGTGGCCACGATGCTACTAGGTATGATTGGGCTTTTGTTATCGATTTGGCTGTCAACTTATCTGGTCGAACGCCGTTATCAAAGGGAAGGACGGAACTTGTTAGATGAATCAGACCTTTAA
- a CDS encoding SWEET family sugar transporter → MLKIFSKVATVMNILMYVSYFPQIVSNFSGNPVNWLQPAVAMVNATLWTGYGWLKTYKDWPIIISNVPGIFFGAITFITVFIH, encoded by the coding sequence ATGTTGAAGATCTTTTCTAAGGTCGCAACCGTGATGAACATCTTGATGTACGTTTCATACTTTCCACAGATTGTTTCTAACTTTAGTGGGAATCCAGTTAACTGGCTCCAACCAGCCGTTGCGATGGTCAATGCTACGCTATGGACTGGTTATGGTTGGCTGAAAACTTATAAGGATTGGCCAATCATCATTTCCAACGTTCCTGGAATCTTCTTCGGAGCGATTACGTTCATCACAGTATTTATTCATTAA
- the recG gene encoding ATP-dependent DNA helicase RecG codes for MSLALEDPVSALSGVGEKRQAALRDLGIFTIEDLLTYYPFRYEDLGARRPSETLDGEKVTFKGVVSTPAVVRRFGKRSQTVLGLLIDRENIRVTFFNQPWVAKNIEVGQEVAVYGTYNAAKAALSAIKLVPATTDALDPIYPASKGVKAKTIADLVEQAWGQLRGQMPNLVPQHLRDKYRLLDKNQQIEWAHFPKDSAEAKAGRRSAAFEEFFIFQMRLQLIKQADQAFGGQPLHYDKEAVFTLIDRLPYELTAAQKRVVGEILADQHDGRHMNRLLQGDVGSGKTVVAAIAMYATVTAGCQAALMAPTEILAQQHAKSLAKLFDQAGIDLRVELLTSGLKAGQRRQILADLTNGEIDIVVGTHALVQDDVYFHHLGLAVIDEQHRFGVKQRSKLREGGMNPDILAMTATPIPRTLSITAYGEMEVSVIDELPAGRKQIMTSQLSQRQFDQALALMKAELAKGAQAYVVTPLIEESETLDVQNVTEVYQRLQVALPDYTVGLLHGRLKKDDKDTLMQGFKDNQVQVLVATTVVEVGVDVPNASIMLILDADRFGLAQLHQLRGRVGRGDRQSYTVLVADPKTDYGKERLKALVDTTDGFELAQRDLELRGAGDILGTKQSGMPEFQVGDPVKDLTMLTIAQQEALSLVRESEWDNQVDNQPLVNYLSKTMAQFRHFD; via the coding sequence ATGTCATTGGCTTTAGAAGACCCGGTTTCAGCACTGTCCGGTGTCGGGGAAAAGAGACAAGCTGCGTTACGCGACTTGGGTATTTTTACAATCGAAGACTTGTTGACTTACTATCCTTTTCGCTACGAGGACTTGGGGGCAAGGCGACCATCCGAAACACTTGATGGGGAAAAGGTCACGTTCAAAGGGGTTGTTTCCACACCCGCCGTGGTTCGCCGCTTTGGAAAACGGTCGCAAACCGTTTTAGGGCTGTTGATTGACCGTGAAAATATTCGCGTAACCTTCTTTAACCAGCCCTGGGTTGCTAAAAACATTGAAGTCGGACAAGAAGTTGCCGTTTATGGAACCTATAACGCAGCCAAGGCGGCCCTATCTGCTATCAAATTAGTTCCGGCCACAACCGATGCCTTGGATCCAATTTATCCGGCCTCCAAGGGGGTCAAGGCGAAGACAATTGCTGACTTGGTTGAGCAGGCCTGGGGGCAATTGCGCGGACAGATGCCAAACCTGGTGCCGCAACACTTACGTGACAAGTATCGTCTGCTTGACAAAAATCAGCAAATCGAGTGGGCTCATTTTCCTAAGGATTCAGCGGAAGCCAAGGCCGGTCGTCGGTCGGCTGCCTTTGAAGAGTTCTTTATCTTTCAGATGCGCCTTCAATTAATTAAACAGGCGGACCAAGCCTTTGGTGGTCAACCACTTCATTATGATAAAGAGGCGGTTTTCACATTGATAGACCGCCTTCCTTATGAGTTAACCGCTGCTCAAAAGCGAGTGGTCGGCGAAATTTTAGCCGACCAACACGACGGACGACACATGAATCGTCTCCTACAAGGAGATGTTGGTTCTGGAAAAACGGTAGTGGCAGCCATCGCCATGTATGCAACGGTGACTGCTGGCTGTCAGGCAGCCTTAATGGCGCCAACTGAAATTCTGGCTCAGCAACATGCTAAGAGTCTGGCAAAGCTCTTTGACCAAGCGGGGATTGACCTGCGGGTGGAACTGTTGACTTCCGGCCTGAAGGCTGGCCAGCGCCGTCAAATTTTAGCCGATTTAACTAATGGCGAAATTGACATTGTTGTTGGTACCCACGCTCTGGTGCAAGATGACGTTTACTTCCATCACCTCGGTTTAGCAGTCATCGATGAACAACACCGTTTTGGTGTGAAGCAGCGATCAAAGTTGCGTGAAGGGGGAATGAACCCTGACATCCTGGCCATGACGGCGACACCCATTCCCAGGACCTTGTCTATTACAGCCTATGGCGAAATGGAAGTTTCCGTGATTGATGAATTGCCAGCTGGACGGAAACAGATTATGACGAGTCAGCTTTCTCAAAGACAGTTTGACCAGGCTCTGGCCTTAATGAAGGCGGAATTGGCTAAGGGGGCCCAGGCGTATGTCGTCACGCCCTTGATTGAAGAATCTGAGACTTTGGATGTCCAAAACGTTACCGAAGTATACCAGCGCTTACAGGTGGCCTTACCGGACTATACGGTTGGACTTTTACATGGCCGGTTGAAAAAAGACGACAAGGACACCTTGATGCAGGGTTTCAAGGACAATCAGGTTCAAGTTTTGGTTGCGACAACTGTTGTTGAGGTTGGGGTCGATGTGCCCAATGCTTCAATTATGTTAATATTAGATGCTGACCGTTTTGGTTTGGCCCAGCTCCATCAATTGCGGGGCCGGGTTGGCCGCGGCGACCGCCAGTCTTATACGGTTTTAGTGGCCGATCCTAAGACCGACTATGGTAAGGAACGACTCAAGGCCTTGGTCGATACAACCGACGGCTTTGAATTGGCTCAGCGCGACTTGGAGTTACGGGGCGCAGGTGATATTTTAGGGACGAAGCAGTCGGGGATGCCTGAATTTCAGGTGGGCGATCCGGTCAAGGATTTGACGATGTTGACCATTGCCCAACAGGAAGCCTTAAGCCTGGTGCGTGAGTCTGAATGGGATAACCAGGTGGATAATCAGCCCCTCGTAAACTACTTATCCAAAACCATGGCGCAGTTCCGCCATTTTGATTAG
- the plsX gene encoding phosphate acyltransferase PlsX — protein sequence MKIAIDAMGGDFAPDEIVKGVEMARDRYAGLEFQLFGTEAKVRPLIKNSDRITLIATTEEIEMGEEPVKAMKNKPDSSLVRAAMAVKNGTADALFSAGNTGAILSSAIFIVGRIKGVDRPALASAIPSFGGPNDSFVFMDLGANAENKPAHLYQYGILGSFYAQSVMGIQNPRVRLLNNGGEEDKGDETHKAAHQLMKQATAFNFLGNVEAREILEGTADVVVADGFSGNAALKAMEGTALTMMDQLKDSIKSAGFRGLLGALMMKPALRSLKHKMDFNEQGGAVVLGVKAPVVKTHGSAKANAVANTMGQIQTMVQENLVEKTTNFIKENADALKAKKIEK from the coding sequence ATTAAGATTGCCATTGATGCGATGGGGGGGGATTTTGCCCCCGATGAAATTGTTAAGGGAGTTGAAATGGCCCGTGACCGTTATGCCGGTTTGGAATTTCAACTGTTTGGCACTGAAGCTAAGGTTCGTCCATTGATTAAAAATAGTGACCGAATTACGCTGATTGCAACGACAGAGGAAATTGAGATGGGTGAAGAACCCGTGAAGGCAATGAAAAATAAGCCAGACTCTTCTTTGGTGCGCGCTGCAATGGCTGTAAAAAATGGAACGGCCGATGCCTTGTTCTCTGCTGGAAATACCGGTGCCATCCTGTCTTCTGCCATCTTTATTGTCGGCCGGATTAAGGGCGTTGACCGTCCGGCCTTGGCTTCTGCTATTCCATCATTTGGTGGTCCCAATGATTCATTTGTTTTCATGGACTTGGGAGCCAATGCTGAAAATAAGCCAGCGCACCTTTATCAATATGGTATTTTGGGTAGCTTCTATGCTCAGTCTGTTATGGGGATTCAAAATCCCCGTGTTCGTTTATTAAATAACGGGGGCGAAGAAGACAAAGGAGATGAAACCCACAAGGCAGCTCACCAGTTGATGAAGCAGGCAACTGCCTTTAATTTCTTAGGCAATGTTGAGGCCCGTGAAATTCTGGAAGGTACCGCCGATGTTGTTGTCGCCGATGGTTTTTCAGGAAATGCTGCTTTGAAGGCCATGGAAGGAACAGCTTTGACGATGATGGACCAATTGAAGGATTCTATCAAATCAGCCGGATTTCGTGGGCTGTTGGGCGCCCTCATGATGAAGCCAGCCTTGCGCTCCTTGAAGCATAAGATGGACTTTAATGAACAGGGTGGTGCCGTGGTCTTGGGTGTGAAGGCACCCGTGGTTAAGACCCATGGTTCGGCCAAGGCTAATGCTGTCGCCAACACGATGGGCCAGATTCAAACGATGGTTCAAGAAAACTTGGTTGAAAAGACCACGAACTTTATTAAAGAAAATGCCGACGCTTTGAAGGCAAAGAAGATTGAAAAATAA